One Oryza glaberrima chromosome 10, OglaRS2, whole genome shotgun sequence DNA segment encodes these proteins:
- the LOC127753476 gene encoding probable L-type lectin-domain containing receptor kinase S.7 yields MTKRISFSLCMSWWAMATLLNAYTREYSNGQQECHPYILHRDIKPDNILLDNNFNAKLADFGLSRIADPDNNIVKTTAHGTKGYIDPLCMRDATIEFDRSSDMYSFGMVLLVVACTQGTSREQVWQLYQDKSLLQAADDNLRGQYDETQMERVLILGLCCSRLDDATKRPTIRQALAFLEHGGPMPGLESLINPRSNL; encoded by the exons ATGACAAAAAGAATAAGCTTTTCCTTGTGTATGAGCTGGTGGGCAATGGCAACCTTGCTAAACGCCTACACGAGGGAGTACTCGAATGGACAACAAG AATGCCACCCGTACATCTTGCATAGAGATATCAAGCCAGACAACATACTCCTGGACAACAACTTCAATGCCAAGCTTGCTGATTTCGGGCTGTCAAGGATCGCCGACCCCGACAACAACATAGTGAAGACGACAGCCCATGGGACTAAGGGTTATATTGATCCACTCTGCATGAGGGACGCGACCATTGAATTCGATCGTAGCTCTGACATGTACAGCTTCGGCATGGTCCTGCTAGTGGTGGCATGCACACAAGGCACCTCCAGGGAACAAGTCTGGCAGCTGTACCAGGACAAATCTCTCCTGCAGGCTGCTGATGACAATTTGAGAGGCCAGTATGACGAGACGCAGATGGAAAGAGTACTCATCCTAGGACTCTGTTGCTCCCGCCTTGATGATGCTACCAAGCGGCCTACCATCCGTCAAGCATTGGCTTTTCTGGAGCACGGCGGCCCAATGCCAGGCCTGGAGTCATTGATCAACCCTCGATCGAATCTCTAA
- the LOC127752632 gene encoding mitogen-activated protein kinase kinase kinase 17-like, whose protein sequence is MAAAIIGVGGGGWTRLRSIGHGASGATVSLAADDASGELFVVKSAGDDAVATARQQLRREWSVMSGLSSPHVLRCLGFVQAAAAAGEHQLFLEYAPGGSLADVVARNGDRLDESAVRAYAADVLRGLDYLHGKLVVHGDVKGSNVLVGADGRAKLADFGCARVATPGGSKQPVLGGTPAFMAPEVARGEEQGPAADVWALGCTVVEMATGRAPWSDMDNVLAALHKIGYTDAVPDLPPWLSPEAQDFLRRCLQRRAGDRPTTAQLLQHPFVSKSCGLKKEVIKATWVSPTSALDAAAALWESETSSSTDDEEDDDMSNSPTGRIIAMACSGGQTLPDWDSDDHGWIEVLGSVSISVANKTTAAVEDYEASESPAKRVRAMACSPSSVPDWDSDNHGWIDVLSASPADDNGGAGNAPEEFDVVAAADQIFGEAVDSIVVGVGSEQSVVVENQEDVFISLSSCSESVLLVAVHAADNNAASRKIIRM, encoded by the exons ATGGCCGCGGCGAtcatcggcgtcggcggcggcggatggacgCGCCTCCGCAGCATCGGGCACGGCGCGTCCGGCGCCACAGTGTCTCTCGCGGCGGACGACGCCTCCGGCGAGCTCTTCGTCGTGAAGTCGGCCGGTGATGATGCGGTCGCCACGGCGAGGCAGCAGCTCCGGCGAGAGTGGAGCGTCATGTCCGGGCTGTCCTCGCCGCACGTGCTCAGGTGCCTTGGGTTtgtccaggccgccgccgccgccggcgagcaccagCTGTTCCTCGAGTACGCGCCCGGCGGATCGCTCGCCGACGTGGTGGCGAGAAACGGGGATCGCCTCGACGAGAGCGCCGTCAGGGCGTACGCGGCGGACGTGCTCAGGGGGCTTGATTACCTCCACGGGAAGCTCGTCGTGCACGGCGACGTCAAGGGGAGTAATGTGCTCGTCGGCGCCGATGGCCGCGCCAAGCTCGCCGACTTCGGGTGTGCGAGGGTGGCAACGCCCGGTGGTTCGAAGCAGCCGGTGCTCGGTGGCACGCCGGCGTTCATGGCGCCCGaggtggcgcgcggcgaggagcaAGGGCCGGCCGCCGACGTGTGGGCGCTGGGCTGCACAGTCGTCGAGATGGCCACCGGCCGCGCCCCGTGGAGCGACATGGACAAcgtgctcgccgcgctccaCAAGATCGGGTACACGGACGCCGTGCCGGACCTGCCGCCATGGCTGTCACCGGAGGCGCAGGACTTCTTGCGCCGGTGCCTGCAACGGCGCGCCGGCGACCGTCCCACGACGGCGCAGCTGCTACAGCACCCGTTCGTCTCAAAGTCGTGCGGTCTCAAGAAAGAAGTTATCAAGGCGACATGGGTGTCTCCGACGAGCGcgctcgacgcggcggcggcgttgtggGAGTCCGAGACGTCGTCATCGACAGACGACGAGGAAGATGACGATATGTCGAATAGCCCCACCGGCCGGATCATAGCAATGGCATGCTCCGGCGGCCAGACATTGCCGGACTGGGACTCCGATGACCATGGCTGGATCGAAGTCCTTGGCAGCGTCTCCATTAGCGTAGCAAATAAAACGACAGCAGCAGTAGAAGATTACGAAGCTTCAGAGTCTCCGGCCAAGAGGGTGAGAGCAATGgcgtgctcgccgtcgtcggtgccGGACTGGGACTCCGACAACCATGGTTGGATCGATGTCCTCAGCGCGTCACCGGCCGACGACAATGGCGGTGCGGGGAATGCGCCTGAAGAATTCGATGTAGTGGCAGCCGCCGATCAGATTTTCGGCGAAGCTGTGGATAGCATTGTTGTAGGAGTAGGTAGTGAGCAATCTGTAGTTGTTGAGAACCAGGAGGATGTATTCATCTCCTTGAGTTCTTGCAGCGAGAGTGTTTTGCTTGTAGCTGTTCATGCTGCTGATAACAATGCGGCCTCTCGAAAG ATAATTCGAATGTAG
- the LOC127753204 gene encoding uncharacterized protein LOC127753204 codes for MAKPKISPLHRVIGAARWDAERPLGRLLILAHAAFLDAGFVPAAAADDDNSIRLPRKVGRTASSLPLRYAAPQLLHWPDDAAAVQLRLCAHGRHLVLYVSMARCSMFREWLDTYWVCLDALAAAALLGGALDDTARALRRDARLAALWGALADRLCRRVLVDVCARNGVTLEPTFMSLPDDVKAAILARLPDGDDLARAECTCAGLRRLVADRDRDAALWKPRYEKLPFLLQLIGGGDDDDGEPTTEVSWKKKYVAARLWPFGELFASMRETRRLPIYAPLLDLDFDSFTRFWVFDDKPSPLPEEITVPRRRRRRRRWRMMPRDAGHGLAARGHGGDKKPRHGAGAVHSPSSRFRWKHR; via the coding sequence ATGGCCAAGCCCAAGATCTCTCCTCTCCACCGTGTCATCGGCGCCGCCCGCTGGGACGCCGAGCGCcccctcggccgcctcctcatcctcgcccacgccgccttcctcgacgccggcttcgtgcccgccgccgccgccgacgacgacaactCCATCCGGCTTCCGAGGAAGGTGGGCAGGACGGCCTCCTCGCTCCCGCTCCGGTACGCCGCGCCGCAGCTGCTGCACTGGccggacgacgccgccgccgtccagctGAGGCTGTGCGCGCACGGGCGCCACCTCGTCTTGTACGTGTCCATGGCTAGATGCTCCATGTTCAGGGAGTGGTTGGACACGTACTGGGTGTGCCtcgacgcgctcgccgccgcggcgctcctcggcggcgcgctGGACGACACGGCGCGCGCGCTGCGGCGCGACGCGCGCCTGGCCGCGCTCTGGGGCGCGCTCGCCGACAGGCTGTGCCGGCGCGTCCTCGTCGACGTGTGCGCCAGGAACGGCGTGACACTGGAGCCCACCTTCATGTCGCTCCCCGACGACGTCAAGGCGGCCATCCTGGCGAGGctccccgacggcgacgacctcgcgAGGGCCGAGTGCACCTGCGCCGGGCTCCGGCGCCTCGTCGCGGACCGCGACCGCGACGCCGCGCTCTGGAAGCCGAGGTACGAGAAGCTGCCTTTCCTGCTGCAGCTCATCGgaggcggtgacgacgacgacggcgagccgaCGACGGAGGTGAGCTGGAAGAAGAAGTATGTGGCGGCGAGGCTGTGGCCTTTCGGAGAGCTCTTTGCGTCCATGAGAGAGACACGGAGGCTACCGATTTATGCACCATTGTTGGACTTGGACTTCGATTCATTCACACGCTTTTGGGTGTTCGATGATaagccgtcgccgttgccggagGAGATCACTgtccctcgtcgtcgtcgccgccgtcggaggtGGAGAATGATGCCAAGGGACGCCGGCCATGGCCTTGCGGCGCGGGGACATGGCGGCGACAAGAAGCCGCGGCATGGCGCCGGCGCGGTTCACTCGCCGTCTTCCCGGTTCCGATGGAAGCACCGGTGA
- the LOC127752633 gene encoding uncharacterized protein LOC127752633: MADTSPLHRIIGAAMWDAEPLLGRLVILAHAAFLDAGFVSTGAANDDGAQSSVRLPRQVGATASALSLRYTAPQLLHRHRQDAAAAAGATVALRVCAHGRRHVVFYVCVRFANPWLDTYWICLDAPAAAALLAGGLDDTAPALARRERGARLAALWSALADRLCRRVLVDLCAKNGVPVEPEHELMSLPDDVKVAILARLAAGEDLARVECTCVGLNLLVAEHDSTLWKPMYTKLRSQLRRRLRFLGVSYGEPTAVSWKASCYRSQSELSF; encoded by the exons ATGGCCGACACCTCTCCACTCCACCGGATCATCGGCGCCGCCATGTGGGACGCCGAGCCCCTGCTCGGCCGCCTCGTAATCCTCGCCCACGCCGCCTTCCTCGACGCGGGTTTCGTGTCCACTGgcgccgccaacgacgacggcgcccaAAGCTCCGTCCGACTTCCGAGGCAGGTGGGCGCGACGGCCTCCGCGCTCTCGCTCCGGTACACCGCGCCGCAGCTGCTGCACCGGCACCGGCaagacgccgccgcggcggcgggggcgacggttGCGCTGAGGGTGTGCGCGCACGGGCGGCGCCACGTCGTGTTCTACGTGTGCGTCAGGTTCGCCAACCCGTGGCTGGACACGTACTGGATCTGCCTcgacgcgcccgccgccgcggcgctcctcgccggcgggctGGACGACACGGCGCCCGCGCTGGCGAGGCGCGAGCGcggcgcgcgcctcgccgcgctctGGAGCGCGCTCGCCGACAGGCTGTGCCGGCGCGTCCTCGTCGACCTGTGCGCCAAGAACGGCGTGCCGGTGGAGCCCGAGCACGAGCTCATGTCGCTCCCCGACGACGTCAAGGTCGCCATCCTCGccaggctcgccgccggcgaggacctCGCGAGGGTGGAGTGCACGTGCGTCGGGCTTAACCTCCTCGTCGCGGAGCACGACTCCACGCTCTGGAAGCCCATGTACACGAAGCTGCGTTcccagctgcggcggcggctgcggtttCTCGGAGTCAGCTATGGCGAGCCGACGGCGGTGAGCTGGAAGGCTAG CTGCTACCGGTCACAATCAGAGCTATCCTTCTAG